Part of the Pirellulales bacterium genome is shown below.
GTTCAGTGGCCCTGCCAGCACCACCATTGCCAGGTGAATGACGATGAAGCCGACGACCGCCATCGCGCAGATAAAATGCAATGTACGCGCGCTTTGACGCCCGCCGAAGAGACTCAGGAGCCAGGGAAAGCCCGCATCGAAGCCCGGCGACATCGTGAGACCCGTAGTCACAATCATCGGCGCAAGTACGAAAAGAACCGCAAGGTAGGCAAGCTTTTGAAGGGCGTTGTATTGCCTCGCAGCCTCCCCCTTGGGAAAGCGCAGTCGAAGGTGATCCCAGAAATCATGTGCGATAGCCCGAAGTGACCATTCCGCCCGGCTCGGCATCAGGTCGCGCTGAATATGCCGAGTGGCGAAGCTCACCAGCATATAAAGCGAGCTGTTAAAGACCAGAATCCAGGCAAAGAAGAAATGCCATTGCCTGCCGGTAGCCAGGTCCTGATCGCCAGGTATCGTTGCCCAACTTGGAAAGGCGCGCGCGGCAAGATTTCCGCTGCTGTCCACAGAAAGTCCCAACACGCCTGTCGTTGCAATTTCGTGCTTGCCGATACGGACAATTCCGGCGGGCTGACCGGTCGGCAAATCCTTATACGTCATCTCGAGCACGGCCGGGTCGGCATTGGCCCCGGACTTTCCCCAATAGAGCCGCGGATGCGCATTGAATATTTGCAGACCGCTCATCAGCACCAGAAAAACGCACAGTGCATTTATCCAATGCATCACTCGGGTCGCGCGCGCATGGCGATGGATGATAACCGCGCTGGAC
Proteins encoded:
- a CDS encoding cytochrome b/b6 domain-containing protein, with protein sequence MSSAVIIHRHARATRVMHWINALCVFLVLMSGLQIFNAHPRLYWGKSGANADPAVLEMTYKDLPTGQPAGIVRIGKHEIATTGVLGLSVDSSGNLAARAFPSWATIPGDQDLATGRQWHFFFAWILVFNSSLYMLVSFATRHIQRDLMPSRAEWSLRAIAHDFWDHLRLRFPKGEAARQYNALQKLAYLAVLFVLAPMIVTTGLTMSPGFDAGFPWLLSLFGGRQSARTLHFICAMAVVGFIVIHLAMVVLAGPLNELRSMISGRYTLPREEPK